A genomic region of Cyprinus carpio isolate SPL01 chromosome B13, ASM1834038v1, whole genome shotgun sequence contains the following coding sequences:
- the LOC109111262 gene encoding cytosolic purine 5'-nucleotidase-like isoform X1 has product MTTSWSDRLQNYADLPANMDGLSMKKYRREVHHSLPQELAHCHPSMRVFVNRSLAMEKIKCFGFDMDYTLAVYKSPEYESLGFDLTVERLVSIGYPQELLNFVYDPAFPTRGLVFDTMYGNLLKVDAYGNILVCAHGFSFLRGPDIRELYPNKFIQRGDTERFYILNTLFNLPETYLFACLVDFFTSCSRYRSCESGFKDGDLFMSFKSMFQDVRDAVDWVHFKGSLKEKTVENLEKYVVKDAKLPLLLSRMNEVAKVFLVTNSDSKYTDKIMTYLFDFPHGPKAGTPHRPWQSYFDLILVDARKPVFFGEGTVLRQVDTTTGRLKIGTYTGPLQHGIVYSGGSSDIVCDLLGAKGKDILYIGDHIFGDILKSKKRQGWRTFLVIPELAQELHVWTDKSTLFEELQSLDVFLAELYKHLDSSSNERPDISSIQRRIKKVTHDMDMCYGMMGSLFRSGSRQTLFASQVMRYADLYAASFINLLYYPFSYMFRAAHVQMPHESTVEHTHVDIHDTESPMATRNRHSIDFRDHECKRHQLTRSISEINPPHLFPLTPQEITHCHDEDDDEEEEEEE; this is encoded by the exons CTTACCACAGGAACTGGCCCACTGTCATCCTTCTATGAG AGTTTTTGTCAATAGAAGTTTGGCAATGGAGAAGATAAAATGCTTTGGCTTTGATATGGACTACACTCTAGCAG TGTATAAGTCTCCGGAGTATGAATCTCTTGGCTTCGATCTGACTGTGGAAAGACTGGTTTCCATTGGTTACCCACAAGAGCTGCTAAACTTTGTCTACGACCCTGCTTTTCCCACAAG AGGCTTGGTGTTTGATACAATGTATGGAaaccttctgaaagtagatgcgtATGGAAACATCCTTGTGTGCGCTCATGGTTTTAGCTTCCTGCGTGG TCCAGACATAAGAGAGCTGTACCCAAACAAGTTCATTCAGCGTGGAGATACTGAGCGATTCTACATCCTCAACACACTTTTCAACCTCCCAG AGACATACCTCTTTGCCTGCCTGGTTGACTTCTTCACTAGTTGCTCCAGATACAGAAG CTGTGAGAGTGGCTTTAAAGATGGAGATCTTTTCATGTCTTTCAAGAGCATGTTTCAGGATGTCAGAGATGCTGTGGATTGGGTCCATTTCAAG GGCTCactaaaagagaaaacagttgaAAACCTGGAGAAATATGTGGTGAAGGAT GCCAAATTACCATTGCTTCTAAGCCGAATGAACGAAGTTGCCAAAGTGTTCCTTGTTACTAACAGTGACAGCAAGTACACAGAT AAAATCATGACATACTTGTTTGATTTTCCACATGGTCCAAAA GCTGGTACGCCTCATCGGCCCTGGCAGTCCTACTTTGACCTTATTCTGGTGGACGCCAGGAAGCCAGTGTTCTTCGGTGAGGGCACAGTCCTGAGACAGGTGGACACG ACCACTGGGAGACTGAAGATCGGAACATATACAGGTCCCTTGCAGCATGGCATAGTGTATTCCGGtg GTTCCTCAGACATAGTTTGTGACCTGCTGGGAGCAAAAGGAAAGGACATCTTGTACATCGGTGACCACATCTTTGGAGACATCCTGAAGTCTAAGAAGCGTCAGGGCTGGAGAACGTTCCTGGTGATTCCTGAGCTGGCTCAGGAGCTGCATGTGTGGACCGACAAGAGCA cactgtTTGAGGAGCTACAGAGTCTGGATgttttcctggcagagctctatAA GCATTTGGACAGCAGCAGCAATGAGAGACCTGATATCAGCTCTATTCAGAGGAGGATTAAG AAAGTGACCCATGATATGGACATGTGCTATGGGATGATGGGAAGTCTGTTCCGCAGCGGTTCTCGTCAGACTCTCTTTGCCTCTCAAGTGATGCGTTACGCTGACCTATACGCTGCATCCTTCATCAATCTCCTGTACTACCCTTTCAGCTACATGTTCAGAGCCGCCCATGTCCAG ATGCCTCACGAGTCCACGGTGGAGCACACTCACGTGGACATCCATGACACGGAGTCGCCCATGGCCACACGCAACCGCCACTCCATCGACTTCAGAGACCATGAGTGCAAGAGACACCAGCTGACCCGCTCCATAAGCGAGATCAATCCGCCACACCTCTTCCCCCTGACGCCACAGGAGATCACGCACTGCCACGATGAGGATgacgatgaggaggaggaggaggaagaataA
- the LOC109111262 gene encoding cytosolic purine 5'-nucleotidase-like isoform X2, producing the protein MTTSWSDRLQNYADLPANMDGLSMKKYRREVHHRVFVNRSLAMEKIKCFGFDMDYTLAVYKSPEYESLGFDLTVERLVSIGYPQELLNFVYDPAFPTRGLVFDTMYGNLLKVDAYGNILVCAHGFSFLRGPDIRELYPNKFIQRGDTERFYILNTLFNLPETYLFACLVDFFTSCSRYRSCESGFKDGDLFMSFKSMFQDVRDAVDWVHFKGSLKEKTVENLEKYVVKDAKLPLLLSRMNEVAKVFLVTNSDSKYTDKIMTYLFDFPHGPKAGTPHRPWQSYFDLILVDARKPVFFGEGTVLRQVDTTTGRLKIGTYTGPLQHGIVYSGGSSDIVCDLLGAKGKDILYIGDHIFGDILKSKKRQGWRTFLVIPELAQELHVWTDKSTLFEELQSLDVFLAELYKHLDSSSNERPDISSIQRRIKKVTHDMDMCYGMMGSLFRSGSRQTLFASQVMRYADLYAASFINLLYYPFSYMFRAAHVQMPHESTVEHTHVDIHDTESPMATRNRHSIDFRDHECKRHQLTRSISEINPPHLFPLTPQEITHCHDEDDDEEEEEEE; encoded by the exons AGTTTTTGTCAATAGAAGTTTGGCAATGGAGAAGATAAAATGCTTTGGCTTTGATATGGACTACACTCTAGCAG TGTATAAGTCTCCGGAGTATGAATCTCTTGGCTTCGATCTGACTGTGGAAAGACTGGTTTCCATTGGTTACCCACAAGAGCTGCTAAACTTTGTCTACGACCCTGCTTTTCCCACAAG AGGCTTGGTGTTTGATACAATGTATGGAaaccttctgaaagtagatgcgtATGGAAACATCCTTGTGTGCGCTCATGGTTTTAGCTTCCTGCGTGG TCCAGACATAAGAGAGCTGTACCCAAACAAGTTCATTCAGCGTGGAGATACTGAGCGATTCTACATCCTCAACACACTTTTCAACCTCCCAG AGACATACCTCTTTGCCTGCCTGGTTGACTTCTTCACTAGTTGCTCCAGATACAGAAG CTGTGAGAGTGGCTTTAAAGATGGAGATCTTTTCATGTCTTTCAAGAGCATGTTTCAGGATGTCAGAGATGCTGTGGATTGGGTCCATTTCAAG GGCTCactaaaagagaaaacagttgaAAACCTGGAGAAATATGTGGTGAAGGAT GCCAAATTACCATTGCTTCTAAGCCGAATGAACGAAGTTGCCAAAGTGTTCCTTGTTACTAACAGTGACAGCAAGTACACAGAT AAAATCATGACATACTTGTTTGATTTTCCACATGGTCCAAAA GCTGGTACGCCTCATCGGCCCTGGCAGTCCTACTTTGACCTTATTCTGGTGGACGCCAGGAAGCCAGTGTTCTTCGGTGAGGGCACAGTCCTGAGACAGGTGGACACG ACCACTGGGAGACTGAAGATCGGAACATATACAGGTCCCTTGCAGCATGGCATAGTGTATTCCGGtg GTTCCTCAGACATAGTTTGTGACCTGCTGGGAGCAAAAGGAAAGGACATCTTGTACATCGGTGACCACATCTTTGGAGACATCCTGAAGTCTAAGAAGCGTCAGGGCTGGAGAACGTTCCTGGTGATTCCTGAGCTGGCTCAGGAGCTGCATGTGTGGACCGACAAGAGCA cactgtTTGAGGAGCTACAGAGTCTGGATgttttcctggcagagctctatAA GCATTTGGACAGCAGCAGCAATGAGAGACCTGATATCAGCTCTATTCAGAGGAGGATTAAG AAAGTGACCCATGATATGGACATGTGCTATGGGATGATGGGAAGTCTGTTCCGCAGCGGTTCTCGTCAGACTCTCTTTGCCTCTCAAGTGATGCGTTACGCTGACCTATACGCTGCATCCTTCATCAATCTCCTGTACTACCCTTTCAGCTACATGTTCAGAGCCGCCCATGTCCAG ATGCCTCACGAGTCCACGGTGGAGCACACTCACGTGGACATCCATGACACGGAGTCGCCCATGGCCACACGCAACCGCCACTCCATCGACTTCAGAGACCATGAGTGCAAGAGACACCAGCTGACCCGCTCCATAAGCGAGATCAATCCGCCACACCTCTTCCCCCTGACGCCACAGGAGATCACGCACTGCCACGATGAGGATgacgatgaggaggaggaggaggaagaataA